A section of the Saccharopolyspora gregorii genome encodes:
- a CDS encoding DegV family protein, with product MKHHVAIVTDSTASIPPDVAEQLNICVIQLELTIGDQENDERRIPHTELAQALRDGTHVETGPPPPPAFFWNYNDAASSGAEAIVSVHISEGLSQTCQSARTAAEEISLPVFVVDSRLCGLGMGFPVIAAAEAAAAGGSTQGVLGVLDRRLRSTTQMIYVDTLEYLRRSGRVGRAQAFFGQALSIKPVLVLREGILEPMVKGRGPERALKKAIREAVARAGDGPVDIGIEHFQYGERAHEIAEQLRAQLPQARRVVVAETSAIIGAHAGPGALGLTVSPAT from the coding sequence ATGAAGCACCACGTCGCCATCGTGACGGACTCCACCGCCTCGATCCCGCCCGACGTCGCCGAGCAGCTGAACATCTGCGTGATCCAGCTGGAACTCACGATCGGCGATCAGGAGAACGACGAACGCCGCATCCCGCACACGGAACTCGCGCAGGCGCTGCGCGACGGCACCCACGTCGAAACGGGCCCGCCACCACCGCCCGCGTTCTTCTGGAACTACAACGACGCCGCCTCCTCCGGGGCCGAGGCGATCGTCTCCGTGCACATCTCCGAAGGCCTCTCCCAGACCTGCCAGTCCGCGCGCACCGCGGCGGAGGAGATCAGCCTGCCGGTGTTCGTCGTCGACTCGCGGCTGTGCGGGCTCGGCATGGGTTTCCCCGTGATCGCCGCCGCCGAGGCCGCCGCCGCGGGCGGCAGCACCCAGGGCGTGCTCGGCGTGCTGGACCGCAGGCTGCGCAGCACCACCCAGATGATCTACGTGGACACCTTGGAGTACCTGCGCCGCAGCGGGCGCGTGGGCCGCGCCCAGGCCTTCTTCGGGCAGGCGCTGTCCATCAAACCGGTGCTGGTGCTGCGCGAAGGCATCCTGGAACCGATGGTCAAGGGCCGCGGACCGGAGCGGGCGCTGAAGAAGGCCATCCGCGAAGCCGTCGCCCGCGCCGGCGACGGGCCGGTGGACATCGGCATCGAGCACTTCCAGTACGGCGAACGCGCCCACGAGATCGCCGAGCAGCTGCGCGCGCAGCTGCCGCAGGCCCGCCGCGTCGTCGTCGCCGAGACCAGCGCCATCATCGGCGCCCACGCCGGGCCGGGAGCCCTGGGCCTCACCGTCTCCCCCGCGACCTGA
- a CDS encoding MFS transporter, with amino-acid sequence MTIDDEATGTPEPARPSTSALWSPQRRNFTAGLVLVITLAAFEAMGIGTALPTIVREWGAERWYSWPFTIFMAASAIGTVVAGRICDRRGPAVPLLVAMPTFAAGLVLAGFAPGMPVLLVARALQGLGAGAQIVALYVLIARVYPERDRPAAFGALSAAWVVPALLGPVVAGTLTEHVGWRWVFLGLAPLMVLGALLLVPTVRRIGSEGEPDAAPVPGLPLAAVGAAAGTVGLNWAAQDLSGSAGGVRLPVLVAGLVGLLVLVPSLRVLLPSGTGTGRPGIPVMVLARGLLAGVFFTAQAFVPLTLSVVHGFSPTAAGVPLTVGSLGWSVGALWQSRRAGARREHLVGSGLVLVAIAVAGLVLIAPAGGPAWPVFALWSLGGVGMGLGVASTSVRVLALSAPEQRGFHSSALQISDMLGQALLVGLGGVLVAALAAPGAATAGVVPLDLGLAVIAVLGAVRVFRSGRA; translated from the coding sequence GTGACGATCGACGACGAAGCCACCGGCACGCCCGAACCCGCCCGTCCTTCGACCAGCGCGCTGTGGAGCCCGCAGCGGCGGAACTTCACCGCCGGACTGGTCCTCGTCATCACCCTCGCCGCGTTCGAAGCGATGGGCATCGGGACCGCGCTGCCGACGATCGTGCGGGAATGGGGCGCCGAGCGGTGGTACTCGTGGCCGTTCACGATCTTCATGGCGGCCAGCGCCATCGGCACGGTCGTCGCGGGCCGGATCTGCGACCGGCGCGGTCCCGCGGTCCCGCTGCTGGTGGCGATGCCGACGTTCGCGGCGGGCCTGGTGCTCGCCGGGTTCGCGCCGGGGATGCCGGTGCTGCTGGTGGCACGCGCGCTGCAGGGGCTCGGTGCCGGGGCGCAGATCGTCGCGCTGTACGTGCTGATCGCCCGCGTCTACCCGGAGCGGGACCGGCCCGCCGCGTTCGGCGCGCTGTCCGCGGCCTGGGTGGTGCCCGCGCTGCTCGGGCCGGTGGTGGCGGGGACGCTGACCGAGCACGTGGGCTGGCGGTGGGTGTTCCTCGGGTTGGCGCCGCTGATGGTGCTCGGGGCGCTGCTGCTGGTGCCGACGGTGCGGCGGATCGGTTCCGAGGGCGAACCGGACGCCGCGCCCGTTCCGGGGCTGCCGCTGGCGGCGGTAGGCGCCGCCGCCGGGACCGTGGGGCTGAACTGGGCGGCGCAGGACCTGTCCGGTTCGGCCGGGGGAGTGCGGTTGCCGGTGCTGGTCGCGGGGCTGGTCGGGTTGCTGGTGCTGGTGCCGTCGCTGCGGGTGCTGCTGCCCAGCGGTACCGGGACCGGACGGCCCGGCATCCCGGTGATGGTGCTCGCGCGCGGCCTGCTCGCCGGGGTGTTCTTCACCGCGCAGGCGTTCGTGCCGCTGACCCTGTCCGTGGTGCACGGGTTCTCGCCGACCGCGGCGGGCGTCCCGCTGACCGTCGGCTCGCTCGGCTGGAGCGTCGGGGCGCTGTGGCAGAGCCGCCGGGCGGGGGCGCGCCGGGAGCACCTGGTGGGGTCCGGGCTGGTGCTGGTGGCGATTGCGGTGGCCGGGCTGGTGCTGATCGCCCCGGCCGGCGGCCCGGCGTGGCCGGTGTTCGCGCTGTGGTCGCTCGGCGGGGTGGGGATGGGGCTCGGCGTGGCCAGCACCTCGGTGCGGGTGCTGGCGCTGTCGGCGCCGGAGCAGCGCGGGTTCCACTCCTCGGCGCTGCAGATCTCCGACATGCTCGGGCAGGCCCTGCTGGTGGGGCTCGGCGGCGTCCTGGTGGCCGCGCTGGCCGCGCCGGGGGCGGCCACCGCGGGGGTGGTGCCGCTGGACCTGGGGCTGGCGGTGATCGCCGTGCTCGGTGCCGTCCGCGTGTTCCGCAGCGGCCGGGCGTGA
- a CDS encoding class I SAM-dependent methyltransferase: MEKYGDSLFTLDADEEVRLDLLCRLFDPETTRLLAELGTRPDARCLEVGAGSGSVARWWCEQVPDGEVVATDVQTSLLERDPRPNLTVLRHDVVREVFPPESFDVIHARLVLSHLRERDEVLRRMRDWLRPGGVVLVESFGWFPLGGSPNPVYSGVLRRWSDLLREVVGTDSGWSRRQPGSLLELGYRDVGARSATWHLRGGTDLAEFWRRGVAMSAERLLADGRVPADELAEFHRLLRDPGFWDLSPAFVQAWGHR; this comes from the coding sequence ATGGAGAAGTACGGCGACAGCCTGTTCACCCTGGACGCCGACGAGGAGGTGCGGCTCGACCTGCTGTGCCGGCTCTTCGACCCGGAGACCACCCGCCTGCTCGCCGAGCTCGGCACCCGGCCGGACGCCCGCTGCCTGGAGGTCGGCGCCGGCTCCGGCTCGGTCGCCCGGTGGTGGTGCGAGCAGGTCCCCGACGGCGAGGTGGTCGCGACCGACGTGCAGACCTCCCTGCTGGAGCGCGACCCGCGCCCGAACCTGACCGTGCTGCGCCACGACGTGGTCCGCGAGGTGTTCCCGCCGGAGTCGTTCGACGTGATCCACGCCCGGCTGGTGCTGTCCCACCTCCGCGAGCGCGACGAGGTGCTGCGCCGGATGCGGGACTGGTTGCGGCCCGGGGGCGTCGTGCTGGTCGAGTCGTTCGGCTGGTTCCCGCTGGGCGGTTCGCCGAACCCGGTCTACAGCGGGGTGCTGCGGCGGTGGAGCGACCTGCTGCGGGAGGTCGTGGGCACCGACAGCGGCTGGTCCCGGCGCCAGCCCGGATCGCTGCTGGAGCTCGGCTACCGGGACGTCGGGGCGCGCTCGGCCACCTGGCACCTGCGCGGCGGCACGGACCTCGCCGAGTTCTGGCGGCGCGGCGTGGCGATGTCGGCGGAGCGGCTGCTCGCCGACGGCCGGGTGCCGGCGGACGAGCTGGCGGAGTTCCACCGCCTGCTGCGGGACCCGGGTTTCTGGGACCTCTCCCCCGCGTTCGTGCAGGCGTGGGGCCACCGCTAG
- a CDS encoding cysteine desulfurase family protein, producing MTYLDHAATTPMRAEAVTAMSGALARLGNASSLHTSGRRARRAVEESRETIATALGARPSEVLFTGGGTESDNLAVKGIFWARRGADPARNRVLASAVEHHAVLDTVEWLAEHEGADVTWLPVDEHGRVRPEAFEEALRADPDRVALATVMWANNEVGTVNPIPELAAIADRYGVPLHTDAVQAVDTVPVDFAASGAAALTMTGHKVGGPYGAGVLLLARDVPCTPLQHGGGQEREVRSGTLDVPGVIGLATATREAVEQRAAHVPAVAALRDELLAGVRAAVPDVVLNGDPDLSVTGPAPARLPGNAHLTFPGCEGDSLLMLLDAHGIECSTGSACTAGVAEPSHVLLAMGAEPRAARSSLRFSLGHDSTGADVRALTEAIGPVVERARNAGLTGLRRAAARTTATTEV from the coding sequence ATGACTTACCTCGACCACGCGGCCACCACGCCCATGCGGGCGGAGGCGGTCACGGCGATGAGCGGGGCGTTGGCCCGGTTGGGCAACGCCTCGTCCCTGCACACCTCGGGCCGCCGGGCCCGCCGCGCCGTGGAGGAGTCCCGCGAGACCATCGCCACCGCCCTCGGCGCCCGGCCCTCCGAGGTGCTGTTCACCGGCGGCGGCACCGAGAGCGACAACCTCGCGGTGAAGGGCATCTTCTGGGCCCGCCGCGGCGCGGACCCGGCGCGCAACCGGGTGCTGGCCTCCGCGGTGGAGCACCACGCGGTGCTCGACACCGTGGAGTGGCTCGCCGAGCACGAAGGCGCCGACGTCACCTGGCTGCCCGTCGACGAGCACGGCAGGGTGCGCCCCGAGGCGTTCGAGGAGGCGCTGCGCGCCGACCCCGACCGCGTCGCGCTGGCCACCGTGATGTGGGCCAACAACGAGGTCGGCACCGTCAACCCGATCCCGGAGCTCGCCGCGATCGCCGACCGCTACGGGGTGCCGCTGCACACCGACGCGGTGCAGGCCGTGGACACCGTGCCGGTCGACTTCGCCGCCTCCGGCGCCGCCGCGCTCACCATGACCGGGCACAAGGTCGGCGGCCCCTACGGAGCGGGCGTGCTGCTGCTGGCGCGCGACGTGCCGTGCACCCCGCTGCAGCACGGCGGCGGCCAGGAGCGGGAGGTGCGCTCCGGGACGCTCGACGTGCCCGGGGTGATCGGCCTGGCCACCGCGACCCGCGAGGCCGTCGAGCAGCGGGCCGCGCACGTGCCCGCGGTCGCCGCGCTGCGCGACGAACTCCTCGCCGGGGTGCGCGCGGCGGTGCCGGACGTGGTGCTCAACGGCGACCCGGACCTGTCGGTGACCGGACCGGCGCCGGCACGGCTGCCCGGCAACGCGCACCTGACCTTCCCCGGCTGCGAGGGCGACAGCCTGCTGATGCTGCTGGACGCGCACGGCATCGAGTGCTCCACCGGTTCCGCCTGCACCGCGGGCGTCGCCGAACCGAGCCACGTGCTGCTGGCGATGGGGGCCGAACCGCGGGCGGCGCGCAGCTCGCTGCGGTTCTCCCTGGGACACGACTCCACCGGCGCCGACGTGCGGGCGCTGACCGAGGCCATCGGGCCGGTGGTGGAACGGGCGCGCAACGCCGGGCTGACCGGGTTGCGCCGTGCGGCGGCGCGGACGACCGCCACGACGGAGGTGTGA
- a CDS encoding electron transfer flavoprotein subunit beta/FixA family protein, giving the protein MNIVVLVKQVPDTWSERKLKDSDHTLDRESADAVLDEINERAVEEALLIKEAQGGEVTVVAMGPDRATDAIRKALSMGADKAVHLSDEALAGSDAVSTAKALAKVVGTVDSVDLVIAGNEATDGRVGAVPAMLAELLGLPQLTYARKVTTDGSTISIERETDAGIISLEANLPAVVSVTEKINEPRYPSFKGIMAAKKKPVSVLTLADAGIDAAEVGLAGAGSKVVESAPKPPKQAGQRVNDEGDGGTKIVEFLAAEKLV; this is encoded by the coding sequence ATGAACATCGTCGTCCTGGTGAAGCAGGTGCCCGACACGTGGTCCGAGCGCAAGCTCAAAGACTCCGACCACACGCTCGACCGCGAGTCGGCGGACGCCGTGCTGGATGAGATCAACGAACGTGCGGTGGAAGAGGCGCTGCTGATCAAGGAGGCGCAGGGCGGTGAGGTGACCGTCGTGGCGATGGGTCCGGACCGCGCCACCGACGCGATCCGCAAGGCGCTGTCGATGGGCGCGGACAAGGCGGTGCACCTCTCCGACGAGGCGCTGGCCGGTTCCGACGCGGTCTCCACCGCCAAGGCCCTCGCCAAGGTCGTCGGCACCGTCGACTCCGTGGACCTGGTGATCGCGGGCAACGAGGCCACCGACGGCCGCGTGGGCGCGGTCCCGGCGATGCTGGCCGAGCTGCTGGGCCTGCCGCAGCTGACCTACGCGCGCAAGGTCACCACCGATGGCTCGACCATCAGCATCGAGCGCGAGACCGACGCGGGCATCATCAGCCTCGAGGCGAACCTGCCCGCGGTCGTGTCGGTCACCGAGAAGATCAACGAGCCGCGGTACCCGTCCTTCAAGGGCATCATGGCCGCCAAGAAGAAGCCGGTCTCCGTGCTGACCCTGGCCGACGCGGGCATCGACGCCGCCGAGGTCGGCCTGGCCGGTGCCGGGTCCAAGGTGGTCGAGTCCGCGCCGAAGCCGCCGAAGCAGGCCGGCCAGCGCGTCAACGACGAGGGCGACGGCGGCACCAAGATCGTCGAGTTCTTGGCCGCCGAGAAGCTGGTCTGA
- the rnhA gene encoding ribonuclease HI, with protein sequence MPEPDRNLVELFTDGACSGNPGPGGWGVVLRYGDHERELHGGEPATTNNKMELTAVIEGLAALTRPMPQVRVFSDSTYVLKGISEWMRGWKRNGWLTSAKKPVKNAELWQRLDAEVQRHGEVTWNWVKGHNGHPENERADKLACQGRDEHR encoded by the coding sequence ATGCCTGAGCCCGACCGGAACCTCGTGGAACTGTTCACCGACGGCGCCTGCAGCGGCAACCCCGGCCCCGGCGGGTGGGGCGTGGTGCTGCGCTATGGCGACCACGAGCGCGAGCTGCACGGCGGGGAGCCCGCCACCACGAACAACAAGATGGAGCTCACCGCGGTCATCGAGGGGCTCGCCGCGCTGACCCGCCCGATGCCGCAGGTGCGGGTGTTCAGCGACAGCACCTACGTGCTCAAGGGCATCTCGGAGTGGATGCGCGGCTGGAAGCGCAACGGCTGGTTGACCTCGGCGAAGAAGCCGGTGAAGAACGCGGAGCTGTGGCAGCGCCTGGACGCCGAGGTGCAGCGGCACGGCGAGGTGACGTGGAACTGGGTGAAGGGCCACAACGGCCACCCGGAGAACGAGCGCGCCGACAAGCTCGCCTGCCAGGGCCGCGACGAGCACCGCTGA
- the mnmA gene encoding tRNA 2-thiouridine(34) synthase MnmA: MRVLAAMSGGVDSAVAAARAVEAGHEVTGVHLALSAKPGTLRTGARGCCTIEDSRDARRAADILGIPFYVWDFAERFTEEVIETFVGEYAAGRTPNPCLTCNEKIKFEALLEKAMALGFDAVCTGHYARLVVQDGVPELRRSRDEGKDQSYVLASLTAEQLRHSMFPLGDSLKSEVRAEAERRDLAVAQKPDSHDICFIPDGDTRSFLESKLGQTPGELVDAETGAVLGKHTGVHGFTVGQRKGLGIDAPAPDGKPRYVLSLEPVSGTVKVGSADHLGVTGIDAKRPIWPSERELDGSTECVVQVRAHGGTAGAVAEVADGGLRVELTEPLRGVAPGQAIVLYRPEPEGDLVLGSGLISATR; the protein is encoded by the coding sequence GTGCGAGTACTGGCTGCGATGAGCGGCGGGGTGGACTCCGCGGTCGCCGCCGCCCGCGCGGTGGAGGCCGGCCACGAGGTGACCGGCGTGCACCTGGCGCTGTCGGCGAAACCGGGGACGCTGCGCACCGGCGCCCGCGGCTGCTGCACCATCGAGGACTCCCGCGACGCGCGGCGCGCCGCCGACATCCTCGGCATCCCGTTCTACGTGTGGGACTTCGCCGAGCGGTTCACCGAGGAGGTCATCGAGACCTTCGTCGGCGAGTACGCCGCCGGCCGCACCCCGAACCCGTGCCTCACCTGCAACGAGAAGATCAAGTTCGAGGCGTTGCTGGAGAAGGCGATGGCGCTCGGCTTCGACGCCGTGTGCACCGGCCACTACGCGCGGCTCGTCGTGCAGGACGGCGTGCCGGAGCTGCGCCGCAGCCGCGACGAGGGCAAGGACCAGTCCTACGTGCTGGCCTCGCTGACCGCGGAGCAGCTGCGGCACTCGATGTTCCCGCTGGGCGACTCGCTGAAGTCCGAGGTGCGGGCCGAGGCGGAGCGCCGCGACCTGGCCGTCGCGCAGAAGCCGGACAGCCACGACATCTGCTTCATCCCCGACGGCGACACCCGCTCCTTCCTGGAGTCGAAGCTCGGGCAGACCCCGGGTGAGCTGGTGGACGCCGAGACCGGCGCGGTCCTCGGCAAGCACACCGGCGTGCACGGGTTCACCGTCGGGCAGCGCAAGGGCCTCGGCATCGACGCGCCCGCGCCGGACGGCAAACCGCGCTACGTCCTGTCGCTGGAACCGGTGTCGGGCACCGTGAAGGTCGGCTCGGCCGACCACCTCGGGGTGACCGGGATCGACGCGAAGCGGCCGATCTGGCCGTCCGAGCGGGAACTGGACGGGTCCACCGAGTGCGTGGTGCAGGTGCGCGCGCACGGCGGCACGGCGGGGGCCGTCGCCGAGGTCGCGGACGGCGGCCTGCGCGTCGAGCTCACCGAACCGCTGCGCGGCGTGGCCCCCGGCCAGGCGATCGTGCTGTACCGCCCGGAACCCGAAGGCGACCTGGTCCTCGGCAGCGGCCTCATCTCGGCGACCCGCTGA
- a CDS encoding GNAT family N-acetyltransferase, which translates to MSESQLLASTAPAGSSASGGAHYSLLVARDAEEVRAAQRLRYQVFAEEMGATVHADLPGVETDPFDDFCDHLIVRDDRSGAVVGTYRMLPPERAHAAGKLYSEGEFDLGSLTSLRPALVEAGRSCVHRDHRSGAVVSLVWAGIARYMLLSGHTWLAGCASVPLDDGGPLAAKVADAVTAKHLSPPELRVRPYRPWNPDGVPRTHRGPLPALLKGYLRLGAWVCGPPAHDPEFGVADFFVLLDFTAIDQRYLRFFLGASA; encoded by the coding sequence ATGTCCGAGTCGCAGCTGCTTGCCAGCACCGCGCCCGCGGGATCGTCCGCCTCCGGCGGAGCCCACTACTCGCTGCTCGTGGCCAGGGACGCCGAGGAGGTGCGGGCCGCCCAGCGCCTGCGCTACCAGGTGTTCGCCGAGGAGATGGGCGCCACCGTGCACGCCGACCTGCCCGGCGTGGAGACCGATCCGTTCGACGACTTCTGCGATCACCTGATCGTCCGCGACGACCGCTCCGGCGCGGTCGTCGGCACCTACCGCATGCTCCCGCCGGAACGCGCGCACGCCGCCGGGAAGCTGTACTCCGAAGGCGAGTTCGACCTGGGCTCGCTCACCTCGCTGCGCCCCGCCCTGGTCGAGGCCGGCCGGTCCTGCGTGCACCGCGACCACCGCTCCGGTGCGGTGGTGAGCCTGGTGTGGGCGGGCATCGCCCGCTACATGCTGCTGTCCGGCCACACCTGGCTGGCCGGGTGCGCTTCGGTGCCGCTGGACGACGGCGGGCCGCTGGCGGCGAAGGTCGCCGACGCCGTGACCGCCAAGCACCTCTCGCCCCCGGAGCTGCGGGTGCGGCCCTACCGGCCGTGGAACCCGGACGGGGTGCCGCGCACCCACCGCGGTCCGCTGCCCGCGCTGCTGAAGGGCTACCTGCGGCTGGGCGCGTGGGTGTGCGGACCGCCGGCGCACGACCCGGAGTTCGGGGTGGCGGACTTCTTCGTGCTGCTCGACTTCACCGCGATCGACCAGCGGTACCTGCGGTTCTTCCTGGGCGCGTCGGCATGA
- a CDS encoding lysophospholipid acyltransferase family protein, with the protein MTHPWFPDSPCGPGCLPGPGSPRAGTHLVVLRLSRAVALLLLGVALAVVFALLRGSLRTALVRAWFRALLRAFGVRFVVRGELGSSGCLVVTDHVSWLDVVALMAVRPMRLLAKIELRAWPVVGPLATRVGTLYIDRERLSALPAAIGALADALRGGAVVGAFPEGTTWCGRASGRYRPAVFQAALDAGVPVRPVALRFRTGAGEPTTVAAFVGAATLLDSVLAVARARDLVVEFEVLPELATGSRAELARRARHAVARATSAAERHPAHRHRCAPHPLPSAA; encoded by the coding sequence ATGACGCACCCGTGGTTCCCGGACTCCCCGTGCGGTCCCGGGTGCCTGCCCGGGCCGGGGAGCCCGCGGGCCGGCACCCACCTGGTGGTGCTGCGGCTGTCCCGGGCGGTGGCGCTGCTGCTGCTGGGCGTGGCGCTGGCGGTGGTGTTCGCGCTGCTGCGCGGCTCGCTGCGCACCGCGCTGGTGCGGGCCTGGTTCCGGGCGCTGCTGCGCGCGTTCGGCGTGCGGTTCGTGGTGCGCGGCGAGCTCGGGAGCTCCGGCTGCCTGGTGGTCACCGACCACGTGTCCTGGCTGGACGTGGTGGCGCTGATGGCGGTGCGGCCGATGCGGTTGCTGGCGAAGATCGAACTGCGGGCCTGGCCGGTGGTGGGACCGCTGGCCACCCGCGTCGGCACCCTCTACATCGACCGGGAGCGGCTTTCGGCGCTGCCCGCCGCGATCGGCGCGCTCGCCGACGCGCTGCGCGGTGGTGCCGTCGTCGGTGCCTTCCCGGAGGGCACCACCTGGTGCGGCCGGGCCTCCGGGCGCTACCGGCCCGCGGTGTTCCAGGCGGCGCTGGACGCGGGGGTGCCGGTGCGGCCGGTGGCCCTGCGGTTCCGCACCGGGGCCGGGGAGCCCACCACGGTCGCCGCGTTCGTCGGGGCGGCGACCCTGCTGGACTCGGTGCTCGCGGTGGCGCGGGCGCGGGACCTGGTGGTGGAGTTCGAGGTGCTGCCGGAGCTCGCGACCGGCAGCCGGGCCGAGCTGGCCCGCCGCGCACGGCACGCCGTCGCCCGAGCCACCTCCGCAGCGGAACGGCACCCCGCCCACCGGCACCGCTGCGCCCCGCACCCGCTCCCGTCGGCGGCCTGA
- a CDS encoding electron transfer flavoprotein subunit alpha/FixB family protein: MSEVLVLVDHSGGEVKKVTLELLTAARRLGAPSAVVVGEPGEAGKLADVLASYGAEKVYAAESADTASYLVTPAVDVLASLVGSASPAAVLVPGSIDGKEIAGRLAVRLGSGLLSEVVDIDGDGVGSHSLFGGTYNAKAQVTTGTPVVTVLPGSVEAEQAAGAGAQEAVEVPAVDAAKNAKITGVQPAEAGDRPELTEASVVVSGGRGVGSAESFDVVEKLADSLGAAVGASRAAVDSGYYPHQFQVGQTGKTVSPQLYIALGISGAIQHRAGMQTSKTIVAVNKDAEAPIFEIADYGVVGDLFKVAPQLTDEVGKRKG; the protein is encoded by the coding sequence ATGTCTGAGGTTCTGGTCCTCGTCGACCACTCCGGCGGTGAGGTCAAGAAGGTCACCCTGGAGCTGCTGACCGCCGCCCGCCGCCTCGGCGCACCGTCCGCGGTCGTCGTCGGCGAGCCCGGTGAAGCGGGCAAGCTGGCCGATGTGCTGGCGTCCTACGGCGCCGAGAAGGTGTACGCGGCCGAGTCCGCCGACACCGCGTCCTACCTGGTCACCCCGGCCGTCGACGTGCTCGCGTCGCTGGTCGGCTCGGCCTCCCCGGCCGCGGTGCTGGTACCGGGTTCGATCGACGGCAAGGAGATCGCGGGCCGGCTGGCCGTGCGGCTCGGTTCGGGTCTGCTCTCGGAGGTCGTCGACATCGACGGCGACGGGGTCGGCTCGCACTCGCTGTTCGGCGGCACCTACAACGCCAAGGCCCAGGTCACCACCGGCACGCCGGTCGTGACCGTGCTGCCCGGCAGCGTCGAGGCCGAGCAGGCCGCCGGCGCCGGTGCCCAGGAAGCGGTCGAGGTGCCCGCGGTCGACGCCGCGAAGAACGCCAAGATCACCGGCGTGCAGCCCGCCGAGGCCGGGGACCGCCCCGAGCTCACCGAGGCGTCCGTGGTCGTCTCCGGTGGCCGCGGCGTCGGTTCGGCCGAGTCGTTCGACGTGGTGGAGAAGCTCGCCGACTCGCTCGGCGCCGCCGTCGGCGCGTCCCGCGCCGCGGTCGACTCCGGCTACTACCCGCACCAGTTCCAGGTCGGGCAGACCGGCAAGACCGTGTCGCCGCAGCTCTACATCGCCCTCGGGATCTCCGGCGCCATCCAGCACCGCGCCGGCATGCAGACCTCGAAGACGATCGTGGCGGTCAACAAGGACGCCGAGGCGCCGATCTTCGAGATCGCCGACTACGGCGTCGTCGGCGACCTGTTCAAGGTCGCCCCGCAGCTGACCGACGAGGTCGGCAAGCGCAAGGGCTGA
- a CDS encoding SRPBCC family protein, with translation MVDAQQQLAAVRRTVGTRELETGPARVAVLAERLDAPLDEVWDAVTSAERIPRWFLPISGELRLGGRYQLEGHAGGTVQRCDPPRSFAATWEFGGEVSWIEVRLRPADGGTDLELEHVAHVSEQRWAQYGPGAVGLGWDSMLLGLASHLAAGGGITPEEGPEWLASAEGLRFLRAGSEAWYEASVAAGTPEPEARAAADRTLAAYTGQE, from the coding sequence ATGGTCGACGCCCAGCAGCAGTTGGCCGCGGTGCGGCGCACCGTCGGCACCCGCGAACTGGAGACCGGTCCCGCGCGGGTCGCGGTGCTCGCCGAGCGGCTGGACGCGCCGCTCGACGAGGTCTGGGACGCGGTGACCAGCGCCGAGCGGATCCCGCGGTGGTTCCTGCCGATCAGCGGGGAGCTGCGCCTCGGCGGCCGCTACCAGCTGGAGGGGCACGCGGGCGGCACCGTGCAGCGCTGCGACCCGCCGCGCTCCTTCGCCGCGACCTGGGAGTTCGGCGGCGAGGTGAGCTGGATCGAGGTGCGGCTGCGCCCCGCCGACGGCGGCACCGACCTGGAGCTGGAGCACGTGGCGCACGTGTCCGAGCAGCGCTGGGCGCAGTACGGGCCGGGCGCGGTCGGGCTCGGCTGGGACTCGATGCTGCTCGGCCTCGCCTCGCACCTGGCGGCCGGGGGCGGGATCACTCCGGAGGAGGGCCCGGAGTGGCTGGCGTCCGCGGAGGGCCTGCGGTTCCTGCGCGCCGGGTCCGAAGCCTGGTACGAGGCCAGCGTGGCCGCGGGCACCCCGGAACCGGAGGCGCGCGCCGCCGCCGACCGCACCCTCGCCGCCTACACCGGCCAGGAGTGA